The following are encoded together in the Mammaliicoccus vitulinus genome:
- a CDS encoding GNAT family N-acetyltransferase: MTQLLIGTIVESEYELAKEVVKQAFLGEEHTDGNEHELIGKIRKSPTYNAELEVVAKTESGKILGHAMMSEVTVNSDEQSNVVLALAPVSVLPEYQNRGIGKALIEALEYRAYENGYIGVVVLGHSEYHQKLGYHIASDFDIYTPFEVPDENFMFKYLWDHPTKEIRGTVHYPEAFQ; this comes from the coding sequence ATGACGCAATTACTAATTGGTACTATTGTGGAGTCGGAATATGAGCTAGCTAAAGAGGTTGTTAAACAAGCTTTTTTAGGTGAAGAACATACAGATGGAAATGAACATGAATTGATTGGAAAAATCCGAAAATCGCCAACTTATAATGCAGAACTTGAAGTCGTAGCAAAAACTGAATCAGGAAAAATTCTAGGTCACGCAATGATGTCAGAAGTAACAGTAAATTCTGATGAACAAAGCAATGTTGTATTAGCATTAGCACCTGTTTCGGTTTTGCCAGAATATCAAAATAGAGGAATAGGTAAAGCGTTAATAGAAGCGTTAGAATATCGAGCTTATGAAAATGGTTATATAGGTGTTGTTGTGCTTGGTCATTCTGAGTATCATCAAAAATTAGGCTACCATATAGCTTCCGACTTTGATATTTATACGCCATTCGAAGTTCCAGACGAAAACTTTATGTTTAAATACTTATGGGATCATCCTACTAAAGAAATAAGAGGCACTGTTCATTATCCAGAAGCTTTTCAATAA
- the treR gene encoding trehalose operon repressor, which yields MNKYMKIYQSICEKIINGEYAHLQQLPSENELTKIYSTSRETVRKALNLLQEKGYIQKLQGKGSVVIYEDIIQFPISEMISFQEINQRLGLDYETKVEVLEAIRAEEVPIVKHALELNDHDKLWHVIRTRTKDDKVHIMDEDYFICSVIPKLTKEVAAQSIYKYIEHEMNVEISYSNKSITFERMTEKETAYFGQLDPPFTATVRGIVHLNNAERFQYNISRHIATEFKFVDFSRRVINKTYS from the coding sequence ATGAACAAGTATATGAAAATCTACCAATCTATTTGTGAAAAAATTATAAATGGTGAATATGCTCATTTACAGCAACTACCTTCCGAAAATGAATTAACAAAGATATATTCAACTTCTAGAGAAACTGTAAGGAAAGCTTTGAATTTATTGCAAGAAAAAGGTTATATACAAAAGTTGCAAGGTAAAGGTTCAGTTGTCATTTATGAAGACATCATACAATTTCCAATTTCGGAGATGATTAGTTTTCAAGAGATTAATCAAAGGTTAGGTTTAGACTATGAAACGAAAGTCGAAGTTCTTGAAGCAATACGCGCTGAAGAAGTGCCTATTGTAAAACATGCACTTGAGTTAAATGATCATGATAAATTGTGGCATGTCATTAGAACAAGGACAAAAGATGATAAAGTGCATATCATGGATGAGGACTACTTCATATGTAGTGTTATTCCTAAACTGACGAAAGAAGTTGCAGCACAATCGATTTATAAATATATTGAACACGAAATGAATGTAGAAATCAGTTATTCAAATAAATCTATTACATTTGAAAGAATGACTGAGAAAGAAACAGCTTACTTTGGTCAGTTGGACCCGCCTTTTACAGCAACAGTTAGGGGAATCGTGCACCTTAATAATGCAGAGCGATTCCAATATAATATATCTAGACATATTGCAACAGAATTTAAATTTGTCGACTTTTCGCGCAGAGTAATTAATAAAACATATTCATAG
- the treC gene encoding alpha,alpha-phosphotrehalase, with protein MAVSDWKKSVVYQVYPKSFNDTTGNGQGDLQGIIEKLPYLQTLGVDYVWLTPIYESPMNDNGYDISDYYQINPDFGTKEDVEKLLNEAHRLGIKVMLDIVINHTSTAHRWFVESRKSKDNPYRDYYIWKEGSKDEPPTNWESKFGGNAWTYDEQTESYYLRLFDVSQADLNWENDKLKSEIYEMLNYWIDFGVDGFRFDVINLISKGAFENSKAIGKEFYTDGPKVHEYLQELNKQTFGDKDIMTVGEMSSTTIEHCIKYTNPERHELSSVFNFHHLKVDYKNGEKWSDMRFDFLELKRILMEWQVNIAKGNGWNAIFWCNHDQPRVVTRFGNDTTEEDRVKSSKMLAISLHMLQGTPYIYQGEEIGMTDPKFTDINQYRDVESLNAYKLLKNRGMDEELIMKVIGQKSRDNSRTPIQWNDHDNAGFTTGTPWIGIPENYKHINVEAALEDKTSVFYTYQKLIQIRHKYDIVTYGEIEPLHMEHPDLFVYKRHLNDETWLIIANYSNRAVDIPEDIDLEGEIMIANNDLKGNILQPYDAFVVKISGN; from the coding sequence ATGGCGGTTTCAGATTGGAAAAAGTCTGTCGTTTATCAAGTGTATCCAAAATCATTTAATGATACGACTGGAAATGGACAAGGGGACTTACAAGGGATTATTGAAAAGTTACCTTATTTACAAACGTTAGGTGTCGATTATGTTTGGTTAACGCCAATATATGAGTCGCCAATGAATGACAATGGCTATGATATTAGTGATTACTATCAAATTAATCCTGATTTTGGAACTAAAGAAGATGTTGAAAAGCTACTCAATGAAGCACATCGATTAGGTATTAAAGTTATGTTAGATATCGTGATTAACCATACGTCCACAGCTCATCGTTGGTTTGTAGAGTCTCGTAAATCAAAAGACAATCCTTATCGAGATTATTACATTTGGAAAGAAGGTTCTAAAGACGAGCCGCCAACAAACTGGGAGTCTAAATTTGGTGGTAATGCATGGACTTATGATGAACAAACTGAAAGCTATTATTTGAGATTGTTCGATGTATCTCAAGCTGATTTAAACTGGGAGAACGACAAGCTTAAATCCGAGATTTATGAAATGCTCAATTATTGGATCGATTTTGGTGTCGATGGTTTTAGATTTGATGTGATTAACCTCATATCTAAAGGTGCATTCGAAAATTCTAAAGCAATCGGGAAAGAATTTTATACAGATGGTCCGAAAGTTCATGAATATTTACAAGAGCTGAACAAACAGACTTTTGGTGATAAAGATATTATGACGGTTGGGGAAATGTCATCAACGACAATAGAACATTGTATTAAGTATACAAATCCTGAGCGTCATGAGTTAAGCAGTGTATTTAATTTTCATCATTTAAAAGTAGACTATAAGAATGGTGAAAAGTGGTCGGACATGAGATTTGATTTTCTTGAATTGAAGCGTATTTTAATGGAATGGCAAGTAAATATCGCTAAAGGTAACGGGTGGAATGCGATATTCTGGTGTAATCATGATCAACCTAGAGTTGTGACGAGGTTTGGTAATGATACAACTGAAGAGGATAGAGTGAAGTCTAGTAAGATGTTGGCAATATCGTTACACATGTTACAAGGCACGCCGTATATATATCAAGGTGAAGAAATTGGGATGACGGATCCTAAGTTTACGGATATCAATCAATATAGAGATGTTGAGTCACTTAATGCATATAAACTATTAAAAAATCGTGGTATGGATGAAGAACTGATTATGAAAGTAATCGGTCAAAAATCTAGAGATAATTCAAGGACGCCTATTCAGTGGAATGATCATGATAATGCAGGGTTTACAACAGGAACTCCATGGATCGGAATTCCAGAAAATTACAAGCATATTAACGTTGAAGCGGCACTTGAAGATAAAACGTCTGTCTTCTATACGTATCAAAAATTAATTCAAATCCGTCATAAATATGATATTGTAACTTATGGAGAAATAGAACCACTTCATATGGAACATCCAGATTTATTTGTTTACAAAAGACATTTGAATGATGAAACGTGGTTGATTATCGCAAATTATTCTAACAGAGCAGTGGATATCCCAGAAGATATTGATTTAGAAGGTGAAATCATGATCGCTAATAACGATTTAAAAGGTAATATATTACAACCATATGACGCATTTGTAGTTAAGATAAGTGGAAATTAA
- the treP gene encoding PTS system trehalose-specific EIIBC component, with protein MAVKREDIRRIIDAIGGQDNVDAATHCVTRLRLVLNDESKVDKDALDEIELVKGSFAANNQFQIVIGQGTVDEAYKIFQEETGVEESSKDDVKKASEQKMNPFQRLIKLLGDVFIPILPAIVTAGLLLGLNNVLTAKNLFGAQPLVEQYAWLADFANIINVIASTAFIFLPALIGWSAMRVFGGSPILGLVLGLILLHPQLASQYDLGGGKSSEIPVWHMFGLEIKQLNYQGQVLPILFATWVLSVIEKFLTKRVHDSIKMLVVGPVALLITGFLAFIVIGPLALGLGTLITDGIKAIFDSAGWLGGAVYGLFYAPLVITGLHHMFLAVDFQLMGSPLGGTYLWPIVAISNICQGSAAFGAWLVYKKRKMAKEQGLAVTSGISAFLGVTEPAMFGVNLPLKYPFFAAIISSSLLGAFIGANKVLGSVGVGGVPAIISIQREYWSVFGIATLIAMVLPAILTVVLSNFAQEKAKEMVKE; from the coding sequence ATGGCTGTGAAGAGAGAAGATATTAGACGGATCATTGATGCTATAGGTGGACAAGACAATGTCGACGCAGCAACACATTGTGTGACACGCTTACGATTAGTATTAAATGACGAAAGTAAGGTTGATAAAGATGCGTTAGACGAAATTGAATTAGTTAAGGGGTCTTTTGCAGCGAATAACCAATTTCAAATTGTAATTGGTCAAGGAACTGTTGATGAAGCGTATAAAATTTTTCAAGAAGAAACGGGTGTTGAAGAAAGTTCGAAAGATGATGTGAAGAAAGCGTCAGAACAAAAAATGAATCCATTTCAACGTTTAATTAAGTTGCTAGGTGATGTGTTTATTCCGATTCTTCCAGCCATCGTTACGGCTGGTTTACTCTTAGGTTTAAACAATGTGTTAACAGCGAAAAATTTGTTTGGTGCTCAACCACTTGTTGAACAATATGCTTGGTTAGCAGATTTCGCAAATATTATTAACGTTATCGCAAGTACCGCGTTTATCTTTTTGCCAGCTTTAATTGGTTGGTCAGCAATGCGTGTGTTTGGAGGTAGTCCGATTTTAGGTTTAGTATTAGGTTTAATCTTATTACATCCACAACTTGCTTCTCAATATGACTTAGGTGGCGGTAAATCAAGTGAGATACCTGTGTGGCACATGTTCGGTTTGGAAATTAAACAATTAAATTATCAAGGGCAAGTATTACCTATACTATTCGCAACTTGGGTATTATCAGTGATAGAGAAATTCCTCACAAAACGTGTTCATGATTCAATCAAGATGTTAGTCGTTGGACCAGTAGCACTATTAATTACTGGATTCTTAGCATTTATTGTAATTGGACCTTTAGCGCTAGGCTTAGGTACACTGATTACGGATGGTATTAAAGCGATCTTTGACAGTGCTGGTTGGTTAGGCGGAGCAGTGTATGGATTATTCTATGCACCACTTGTTATTACAGGTTTACATCATATGTTCTTAGCAGTAGATTTCCAACTGATGGGAAGTCCTTTAGGCGGCACTTATTTATGGCCGATTGTTGCGATTTCAAATATTTGTCAAGGTTCAGCAGCATTTGGTGCTTGGTTAGTATACAAAAAACGTAAAATGGCTAAAGAACAAGGTTTGGCTGTTACTTCAGGTATTTCAGCATTCCTAGGTGTTACTGAACCAGCGATGTTCGGTGTCAACTTACCATTGAAATACCCATTCTTCGCAGCAATTATTTCATCTAGTTTATTAGGTGCATTTATTGGAGCTAATAAAGTGTTAGGTAGCGTGGGTGTTGGTGGCGTACCTGCAATCATCTCGATTCAAAGAGAGTATTGGAGCGTGTTCGGTATTGCGACATTGATAGCTATGGTGTTACCAGCTATACTAACCGTTGTACTTTCGAACTTTGCACAAGAAAAAGCGAAAGAAATGGTAAAAGAATAA
- a CDS encoding serine hydrolase → MSFLTHEFIDHEEVSVEFANESSTIFTNHHHEKIFESASLIKLPIMIYIFDHTTQEERQAQIKLSNIVGGSGVLQKMNIEHLSIKDLIYLMIVVSDNTATNTLIHYFGLQHINLFISETLRTEHTELNRFMMDEHAILEGKQNITTAQDMITILRYISQHEDKKEMMDIMYNQHLNDKVSIYKSFYEDTLSFYSKTGEYGNVVNDVGIIQHEHDLYYYCFLSNTNKPKKVIDFSHQFGSYIIQSILKI, encoded by the coding sequence ATGTCTTTTTTAACTCATGAATTCATAGATCACGAAGAGGTTTCAGTCGAATTCGCTAATGAAAGTTCTACGATTTTTACAAACCATCATCACGAAAAAATATTTGAATCCGCAAGTTTAATTAAATTGCCGATTATGATTTATATTTTTGACCATACAACCCAAGAAGAGCGACAAGCGCAAATTAAACTATCCAATATAGTTGGTGGTAGTGGCGTATTGCAAAAAATGAACATTGAACATTTAAGTATTAAAGATTTAATCTACCTCATGATTGTTGTATCTGATAATACGGCTACAAATACTTTAATTCATTATTTTGGCCTTCAACATATCAATTTATTTATAAGTGAAACACTTCGCACTGAACATACCGAACTCAATCGCTTTATGATGGATGAACATGCCATTCTTGAAGGTAAACAAAACATTACGACAGCACAAGACATGATCACAATACTTCGCTATATATCACAACACGAAGACAAGAAAGAAATGATGGACATTATGTATAATCAACATTTAAACGACAAAGTTTCAATTTATAAATCTTTCTATGAAGACACACTTTCTTTTTATTCAAAAACTGGTGAATATGGCAATGTTGTAAATGATGTGGGCATCATCCAACACGAACACGATTTATATTATTATTGCTTTTTATCCAACACAAATAAACCCAAAAAAGTGATCGACTTCTCTCACCAATTTGGGTCATATATTATTCAATCTATTTTAAAAATCTGA
- a CDS encoding C40 family peptidase has protein sequence MKKYCRVNVGTIWRNIDKARDIDRDGIMYPADIQRWLLELNLAQKLSFTEDSRIDTQVLYGEMVEVIEEQDGWSHVLCIEQPSKQHPKGYPGFIPSSQLGEMKDYKAHQKLRVIVPKSTLFNLDFTTKQILSFNTVLPVTKGEDEYVEVDTPEGKGLIHSNDVEFSDENGNFQTGTMQGVIENAKRFIDLPYLWGGMSSYGYDCSGLCFQMYKSQNFYIPRDADEQYEAMKDVSIESKNFEPGDLLFFSKPEENGFLSHVGIYMGEDMMIHAPHTPKSIEIVKITGSYYQKILAKAARLSDF, from the coding sequence AATGTAGGGACCATATGGAGAAATATTGATAAAGCTAGAGATATTGATAGAGATGGCATCATGTACCCAGCTGATATTCAAAGATGGTTACTAGAACTGAATTTGGCACAAAAGTTGTCGTTTACAGAAGATAGTAGAATAGATACTCAAGTATTGTATGGAGAAATGGTTGAAGTAATAGAAGAACAAGATGGCTGGAGTCATGTGTTATGTATAGAGCAACCTTCGAAACAACATCCAAAGGGTTACCCTGGCTTTATACCTTCTAGTCAGTTAGGCGAAATGAAAGATTATAAAGCACATCAAAAATTACGTGTTATAGTACCTAAATCAACTTTGTTTAATTTAGATTTTACTACAAAGCAAATTCTTTCGTTCAATACGGTGTTGCCTGTAACGAAAGGTGAAGATGAATATGTTGAAGTAGACACACCTGAAGGTAAAGGCTTAATCCATTCTAACGACGTTGAATTTAGCGATGAAAACGGCAATTTCCAAACGGGAACGATGCAAGGCGTTATTGAAAATGCCAAACGCTTTATAGACTTACCTTATCTATGGGGAGGCATGTCTAGTTATGGATATGATTGCTCGGGACTTTGTTTTCAAATGTATAAAAGTCAAAATTTCTATATACCTCGAGATGCGGATGAACAATATGAAGCAATGAAAGATGTTTCAATTGAGTCAAAAAATTTCGAACCGGGAGACTTACTATTTTTTAGTAAGCCTGAAGAGAATGGTTTCTTGTCACATGTTGGTATATACATGGGTGAAGACATGATGATTCATGCACCGCATACCCCGAAAAGTATTGAAATTGTCAAAATAACAGGTAGTTATTATCAAAAAATACTCGCAAAAGCAGCTAGGTTATCAGATTTTTAA